A single window of Liolophura sinensis isolate JHLJ2023 chromosome 6, CUHK_Ljap_v2, whole genome shotgun sequence DNA harbors:
- the LOC135468152 gene encoding uncharacterized protein LOC135468152: MEACHAGIHRPTVAGIHGGEDGAYSIALSGGYEDDIDLGECFTYTGEGGRDLKGTKSNPKNLRTAAQSKDQTLTRGNLALSRNVESGNPVRVIRGYKLRSPFAPEDGYRYDGLYTVEKAWFTVGLSGFGVWKFALRRCENQALPPWNIVQDSQSADSAVSPKASPSGNKDKAAGVSSSSEDAEAELCSSEKTEKPVAVKVEETTEKTDFDSTASNKCPTTPVDSTATETKSESDSGIDSDSGSVGSLHRSNSVISDGSTTSDNQSEDKSDV; the protein is encoded by the exons ATGGAAGCCTGTCATGCTGGAATTCACAG ACCTACAGTAGCTGGGATCCATGGGGGAGAGGATGGGGCGTACTCCATTGCCCTGTCAGGAGGGTACGAGGATGACATAGACCTGGGAGAGTGCTTTACCTACACAGGAGAAG GTGGAAGAGATTTAAAGGGAACAAAGTCTAACCCAAAG AACCTGAGGACAGCTGCTCAGTCTAAGGATCAGACCCTGACCCGTGGGAACCTGGCCCTATCCCGTAATGTTGAGAGTGGCAACCCTGTCAGGGTTATCAGGGGCTACAAACTCCGCAGCCCTTTCGCCCCAGAGGATGGGTACAGATATGATG GTCTGTACACGGTAGAGAAGGCGTGGTTCACGGTGGGGCTGTCTGGCTTTGGGGTGTGGAAGTTTGCCTTGAGGAGGTGTGAAAACCAGGCCCTGCCCCCATGGAACATTGTACAG GACAGTCAGTCTGCAGATTCTGCTGTAAGTCCAAAGGCTAGTCCCTCAGGGAATAAGGACAAAGCTGCTGGTGTGTCATCCTCATCAGAGGATGCTGAAGCTGAGCTTTGTTCATCAGAGAAGACAGAAAAGCCTGTTGCAGTGAAGGTAGAGGAGACTACTGAAAAGACTGATTTTGACAGTACAGCCTCCAATAAATGTCCCACAACACCAGTGGACAGCACTGCCACAGAAACCAAAAGTGAAAGTGATTCTGGGATTGACTCAGATTCAG GTTCTGTGGGCAGTCTTCACAGAAGTAACTCGGTGATAAGTGACGGATCTACAACCAGTGATAATCAGTCCGAAGACAAATCAGATGTCTAG
- the LOC135467070 gene encoding uncharacterized protein LOC135467070 codes for MTETAGKPVANAKMVNQYEEIRKRNIEDNRRILAELGILNPFKPLGKVVKKSVKRKRHSTGGEWVPKKQAVEVDQDYEGYGSIRGTCRRSSRIQGKAAPNAEELKDEVDRFVEEEQNSRLKVKPNRPNFYGAVEDVLVQS; via the exons atgactgaaacCGCGGGAAAGCCGGTGGCGAACGCAAAGATGGTGAACCAATACGAAGAAATCAGAAAGCGAAACATCGAGGATAACCGGCGTATTTTAGCGGAGTTGGGCATACTTAATCCG TTCAAGCCCTTGGGAAAAGTTGTAAAGAAATCCGTTAAGAGGAAACGCCACAGTACAGGAGGAGAATGGGTGCCCAAAAAACAAGCAGTGGAGGTTGATCAGGACTACGAGGGATATGGATCCATCCGGGGGACATGCAGAAGATCATCCAGAATCCAGGGAAAG GCAGCTCCTAATGCAGAAGAGTTGAAGGATGAGGTGGACCGGTTTGTGGAAGAAGAGCAGAATTCGAGGTTAAAGGTCAAGCCGAACAGACCAAACTTTTATGGAGCAGTGGAAG ATGTGTTGGTTCAATCATGA
- the LOC135467841 gene encoding TBC1 domain family member 12-like isoform X2 yields MILCPTSTKQLIHKATENLFSRKPKDVNAAYQSAPGWKLFGRIPPKESEKKDANQVLEDYQAKQKTNTTENYGRTKKQDIEVLSTTALILENRPMNLPSKSPEEELRHRQEYEAMVEAAKKKELKELRQKKKQLQQQLKQEDQRVACAKFWSHEVLPNWENMHNNKKTRDLWWLGLPPNVRGKVWKLAIGNDLNITSELYEICLSRAKDKMNLFDVEPGEPSGPSESSSEPPSSKEASVELIKLDVARTFPQLCIFQKGGPYSELLHSLLGAYACYRPDVGYVQGMSFIAAVLLLNMDVADAFICFANLLNKPCQVAFFRMDESLMKSYFQTFEEFFKENMPRLHQHFVQLSLTPEVYVIDWMFTLFSKSLPLDVACRVWDVFCRDGEEFLFRTALGILKMYEDILLQMDFIHLAQFMTKLPEMISGETLFKCIDCIKMTIDKKRFTQVLSSFRDSKES; encoded by the exons AAACTTGTTTTCACGGAAGCCCAAAGATGTGAATGCTGCATATCAGAGCGCTCCAGGCTGGAAGTTGTTTGGTCGAATCCCACCCAAAGAGTCGGAGAAGAAAGATGCAAACCAAGTTTTGGAAGATTATCAGgccaaacagaaaacaaacaccACAGAAAACTATGGCCGAACCAAAAAGCAAGACATCGAGGTTCTTTCCACAACTGCCTTAATTCTTGAAAACCGCCCAAT GAACCTTCCCTCCAAGTCACCAGAGGAGGAGCTGAGGCACAGACAGGAGTATGAAGCCATGGTCGAAGCTGCCAAAAAGAAAG AACTCAAAGAGTTGCGACAGAAGAAGAAACAACTACAACAGCAGCTAAAACAGGAGGACCAAAGGGTGGCCTGTGCAAAGTTCTGGAGCCATGAAGTCCTTCCTAACTGGGAAAATAT GCATAACAATAAGAAGACGCGTGATCTATGGTGGTTAGGGTTACCTCCTAATGTTCGGGGCAAAGTGTGGAAGTTAGCCATAGGGAATGACCTCAACATTACATCAG AATTGTATGAGATCTGTCTAAGCCGAGCCAAAGACAAAATGAATCTATTTGATGTGGAGCCAGGAGAGCCCAGCGGACCATCAGAGA gtTCGTCTGAACCTCCGTCCAGTAAAGAGGCCAGTGTAGAATTGATCAAACTGGATGTAGCCAGAACATTCCCACAGCTGTGTATATTCCAGAAG GGTGGACCTTACTCTGAACTCCTTCATAGTCTCCTAGGGGCATATGCGTGCTACCGCCCCGATGTTGGTTAT GTCCAGGGTATGTCTTTCATAGCAGCTGTCTTACTTTTGAATATGGACGTTGCTGATGCCTTCATTTGTTTCGCCAATTTACTGAACAAACCTTGCCAAGTGGCTTTCTTCAGAATGGATGAGAGTTTG ATGAAGTCTtactttcaaacatttgaagaatttttcaagGAGAACATGCCAAGGTTACATCAGCATTTTGTTCAACTCTCTCTGACGCCGGAGGTATACGTCATTGACTG GATGTTCACCCTGTTCAGCAAGTCTCTGCCCCTGGATGTGGCCTGTCGTGTGTGGGATGTCTTCTGCAGGGATGGGGAGGAGTTCCTGTTCAGGACTGCTCTAG GCATATTGAAGATGTATGAAGACATACTGTTACAGATGGACTTCATCCACTTGGCTCAGTTCATGACCAAGTTACCAGAGATGATCTCTGGAGAGACTCTGTTCAAGTGTATAGACTGCATCAAAATGACAATTGACAAGAAGAGATTCACCCAGGTTTTGTCCAGTTTCCGGGATTCCAAAGAATCTTGA